A genome region from Ligilactobacillus cholophilus includes the following:
- a CDS encoding basic amino acid/polyamine antiporter, with protein sequence MENENKNGINTFGLAALIVSSAIGTGIFGLPSQLAQVTGPGPALIAWLVCGIGVLALVLSLNNLAKKRPDIESGLFGYANAACGPLGEFMSGWTYWISAWIGNLAFATFLMSAIGNFIGVFKGGQNLPSIIAAIVFLWVLTFFVNNGVESANFVNTIVTICKVIPLFMFIILIAMCFKFGVFTLHFWENFANNIQATGVDGTIFGQVKNSLMSIMWVFIGIEGASVLSSRAKSQTAASQATIIGFISLVVIYVFSTILPYGVMSQHELATAAQPAMGSILKLAVGKWAATVINIGVIISTVGSWLSWTMLPAETTRLMAKDKTLPASWGKLNHKNAPQISLIITAILQTIFLFSMLFTQSAYNFASTLAAAAILVSYMLVGIYQMKYSYQHQEWGQFIIGIICAGFELCAAILSGWQDLLLLTVSFLPGFILYYKAAKEDNREVTKREKFVILITSILAVIAIIFVFTGQIKIG encoded by the coding sequence ATGGAAAACGAAAATAAGAATGGAATTAATACATTTGGATTAGCAGCATTAATTGTTAGTTCTGCCATTGGAACTGGAATATTTGGATTACCATCACAATTAGCTCAGGTTACTGGTCCAGGACCTGCTTTGATTGCATGGTTAGTATGTGGAATTGGGGTATTAGCATTAGTTTTGTCGTTAAATAACTTAGCAAAAAAAAGGCCAGATATTGAATCTGGATTATTTGGATATGCAAATGCAGCATGTGGTCCTTTAGGTGAGTTTATGAGTGGATGGACATACTGGATTTCTGCATGGATTGGAAATTTAGCATTCGCAACTTTTTTGATGTCAGCAATTGGAAACTTTATTGGTGTTTTTAAAGGTGGACAGAATTTGCCATCTATAATTGCTGCAATTGTATTCTTATGGGTATTAACTTTCTTTGTAAATAATGGCGTTGAAAGTGCTAATTTTGTCAATACAATTGTTACGATCTGCAAAGTTATTCCATTATTCATGTTTATTATTTTGATTGCAATGTGTTTTAAATTTGGTGTATTTACACTTCATTTTTGGGAAAATTTTGCAAATAATATCCAAGCAACTGGCGTAGATGGAACTATTTTTGGTCAAGTTAAAAACAGTCTAATGTCAATTATGTGGGTATTTATTGGAATTGAGGGTGCATCAGTTTTATCTAGTCGTGCAAAATCTCAAACAGCAGCTAGTCAAGCTACTATTATTGGATTTATTTCATTAGTTGTAATTTATGTATTTTCAACAATTCTACCATATGGGGTTATGTCGCAACATGAATTAGCAACCGCTGCACAACCAGCAATGGGAAGTATTTTAAAGCTTGCCGTAGGTAAATGGGCAGCAACAGTAATCAATATTGGAGTTATTATTTCAACAGTTGGATCATGGTTATCTTGGACAATGCTTCCAGCAGAAACTACACGATTAATGGCAAAAGATAAAACATTACCTGCATCATGGGGAAAATTGAATCATAAAAATGCTCCTCAAATTTCATTGATTATTACTGCAATTTTACAAACTATTTTCTTATTTTCAATGCTCTTTACTCAATCGGCATATAATTTTGCCTCAACCTTAGCTGCAGCAGCAATTTTAGTTTCATATATGCTTGTTGGTATTTATCAAATGAAATATTCATACCAACATCAGGAATGGGGTCAATTTATTATTGGCATAATTTGTGCTGGTTTTGAATTATGTGCTGCTATTCTTTCAGGTTGGCAAGATTTACTTTTGCTAACAGTTTCATTTTTACCAGGATTTATTTTATATTATAAAGCTGCTAAAGAAGATAATAGGGAAGTTACAAAACGTGAAAAATTTGTTATTTTGATTACAAGTATTTTAGCAGTAATAGCAATTATATTTGTATTTACAGGTCAAATAAAGATTGGTTAA
- a CDS encoding OsmC family protein — translation MRHMKMISSKTNQKFEVKNDSGKMIFDSSEPKSAGGNGKYPRPTELLLGALGSCLNVTICSIAEREGYKIDSLKVIISTDVETKGVINEQIKDGFYNMKIKFDMQSNIPVSKQEQFLQKCLTACPVHSVVENPTNIEWDY, via the coding sequence ATGAGGCACATGAAAATGATTTCATCAAAAACGAATCAAAAGTTTGAAGTTAAAAATGATTCTGGAAAAATGATTTTTGATAGTAGTGAGCCAAAATCTGCTGGAGGGAATGGTAAATATCCTAGGCCAACTGAATTACTTTTAGGAGCATTAGGTTCATGTTTGAATGTAACTATTTGTTCAATAGCGGAAAGAGAAGGATATAAAATAGATTCTTTAAAGGTAATAATTTCAACTGATGTTGAGACAAAAGGAGTTATAAATGAACAAATAAAAGATGGATTTTATAATATGAAAATTAAATTTGATATGCAAAGTAATATTCCCGTTTCTAAACAAGAACAATTTTTACAAAAATGCTTAACTGCATGTCCTGTACATTCAGTTGTTGAAAATCCTACAAATATTGAATGGGATTACTAA
- a CDS encoding APC family permease, with protein MTKDHKISPFSAFLLGVDGMVGSAIFLLPGSLYSKAGNGLIWLLVLSGISALFLALCYAALSSETKQNGAAWLYAYKEFGRFAGFEVGFFTWLQGVATISTETAAFLTSMRLLVPALSNKLVYNLSGLSIILIIAIIGLLGDKASSIADNIATFLKIGVLLIFIFVGIWFIHKVNFVSDTHYSLSSMNNAFSNAFYMYMGFAFLPVAAAQMKNPKKNLPRELVAVIVSVSLIYIATVFVAIGILGPSIAHSSVPLAIAFGKHFGTWGKILITIGTVGSVLGVAISLSFSTPYVASSLANEHHLLPRFFGKKSKDGSPYVAIIITTTLCMLLVLSGSYLFLVPVTIIISLVQYFSTSIVMFKKQWEKHKHPEKENAGSFNLRGGILVPSISILICLYILLNLKLKAILLGGIALLCGIVLYFVDKSIEKHISKRDAVQKNGTSK; from the coding sequence ATGACAAAAGATCATAAGATTAGCCCATTCTCAGCATTTTTATTAGGTGTTGATGGAATGGTAGGTTCGGCAATTTTTTTGCTACCAGGAAGTTTATATTCTAAGGCTGGAAATGGTTTAATTTGGTTATTGGTTTTATCAGGTATTTCAGCACTATTTTTAGCATTATGTTATGCAGCGTTATCAAGTGAAACAAAACAAAATGGAGCTGCTTGGTTATATGCTTATAAAGAGTTTGGACGTTTTGCTGGCTTTGAAGTTGGATTTTTTACATGGTTACAAGGTGTAGCAACTATTTCTACTGAAACTGCAGCATTCTTAACCTCTATGCGATTATTGGTTCCTGCACTTTCAAATAAATTAGTATACAATTTAAGTGGATTATCGATAATTTTAATTATTGCAATTATTGGGCTATTAGGAGATAAAGCTTCAAGTATCGCAGATAACATAGCAACGTTTTTGAAAATTGGCGTATTATTAATTTTTATTTTTGTCGGAATTTGGTTTATCCATAAAGTAAACTTTGTTTCAGATACACACTACTCATTGAGCTCAATGAATAATGCTTTTAGTAATGCATTTTACATGTATATGGGATTTGCTTTTTTACCAGTTGCAGCTGCTCAAATGAAAAATCCTAAAAAAAATTTACCAAGAGAATTAGTAGCGGTTATTGTTTCAGTGAGTTTAATTTATATTGCTACAGTTTTTGTTGCAATTGGAATATTAGGGCCATCAATAGCACATAGTAGTGTTCCTTTAGCAATTGCTTTTGGTAAACATTTTGGTACATGGGGGAAAATTTTAATAACAATTGGGACTGTTGGCTCTGTTCTTGGTGTTGCAATATCATTATCATTTAGTACGCCATATGTTGCATCTTCATTAGCAAATGAGCATCATTTACTACCAAGATTTTTTGGTAAAAAATCAAAAGACGGGTCGCCATATGTTGCAATCATTATTACTACAACTTTGTGTATGTTGCTAGTCTTAAGTGGAAGTTATCTATTTTTAGTACCTGTTACAATTATTATTTCTCTTGTTCAATATTTTTCTACTTCAATTGTAATGTTTAAAAAGCAATGGGAAAAACACAAACATCCAGAAAAAGAGAATGCAGGATCATTTAATTTGCGTGGTGGTATTTTAGTTCCATCAATTTCAATTTTAATTTGCTTGTATATTCTGTTAAATTTAAAATTAAAAGCAATTCTTTTAGGAGGAATTGCATTACTTTGTGGAATTGTATTATACTTTGTTGATAAGAGTATTGAAAAACATATTTCAAAAAGGGATGCAGTTCAAAAAAATGGAACAAGTAAATAA
- the arcC gene encoding carbamate kinase yields MSKRIVVALGGNAIVTKDGTAESQIRSIKKTMETLIKFIENKDQIVITHGNGPQVGDLLLQETNGSTVDNPAMPLDTTVAMTQGSIGYWMQKSMDEVIKEKHLNSKIATLVTQVEVNANDTAFENPSKPIGPFYSENEIIQKKKEHPEYTFKEDAGRGYRRVVPSPKPMNIIEAPIIDDLLSENVIPIAVGGGGVPVIREDNNNNLKGVEAVIDKDFSAAKLAESINADELIILTAVDNVFVNYNTPKQKALTNVSVKELKEYIKENQFAAGSMLPKVQAVINFVEKTGKKAVITSLNNVEKLITGGVGTVITK; encoded by the coding sequence ATGAGTAAAAGAATTGTAGTTGCTCTAGGAGGAAACGCTATTGTCACTAAAGATGGTACTGCAGAATCACAAATTCGTTCAATAAAGAAAACAATGGAAACCCTTATAAAATTTATTGAAAATAAGGATCAAATTGTAATTACACATGGTAATGGGCCTCAAGTAGGTGACTTACTATTACAAGAAACGAATGGTAGTACAGTTGATAATCCTGCAATGCCATTAGACACAACTGTTGCAATGACACAAGGAAGCATTGGATATTGGATGCAAAAGAGTATGGATGAAGTTATTAAAGAAAAGCATTTAAACTCAAAGATTGCAACATTAGTGACACAAGTCGAAGTTAATGCAAATGATACGGCTTTTGAAAATCCTAGCAAACCAATTGGACCTTTTTATTCAGAGAATGAAATTATTCAAAAGAAGAAAGAGCATCCAGAATATACTTTCAAAGAAGATGCTGGTCGAGGATATCGGAGAGTTGTTCCATCACCAAAACCAATGAATATTATTGAAGCACCAATTATAGATGATTTACTTTCAGAAAATGTAATTCCTATTGCAGTTGGTGGCGGCGGTGTGCCAGTTATTCGCGAAGATAATAATAACAATTTGAAAGGTGTAGAAGCTGTAATTGATAAGGACTTTAGTGCAGCAAAATTAGCTGAAAGCATTAATGCTGATGAACTAATTATTTTAACTGCTGTAGATAATGTATTTGTAAATTACAATACTCCAAAACAAAAAGCATTAACAAACGTTTCTGTTAAAGAATTAAAAGAGTATATTAAAGAAAATCAATTTGCAGCGGGTAGTATGCTACCAAAAGTTCAAGCCGTAATTAATTTTGTAGAGAAAACTGGTAAAAAAGCAGTAATTACATCACTTAATAATGTAGAAAAATTGATTACTGGCGGAGTAGGTACAGTTATTACTAAATAA
- a CDS encoding diacylglycerol kinase family protein, which produces MIMDFKGNFSNEWKNRKFYHSLKHACEGIITVFKEERNFRFELICLSLVVIVGLIFHLSSSEWLWILVTSTIVLAAEATNTSIENLTDLASDLKPNPYAKKAKDIAAGVVLISAIFAILVAVIIFIPKILNFITNVR; this is translated from the coding sequence ATGATTATGGACTTCAAAGGTAATTTTTCTAATGAATGGAAAAATCGAAAGTTTTATCATTCTTTAAAACATGCTTGTGAAGGGATAATAACTGTATTTAAAGAAGAAAGAAATTTTCGATTTGAGTTAATCTGCTTATCATTGGTCGTTATTGTTGGATTAATTTTCCATTTATCAAGTTCAGAATGGTTATGGATTTTGGTTACATCTACAATTGTTTTGGCTGCAGAAGCAACAAATACATCAATTGAAAATTTAACAGATTTAGCAAGTGATTTAAAACCAAATCCATATGCTAAAAAAGCTAAGGATATTGCCGCTGGAGTTGTTTTGATTTCTGCTATATTTGCAATTTTAGTTGCAGTAATTATTTTTATTCCTAAAATTTTAAATTTTATAACAAATGTGAGGTAG
- the ybeY gene encoding rRNA maturation RNase YbeY, with protein sequence MDLQIIDETNQVSQHQLDLVKGILHCASEYLNLPENTEMSVTLMNNEHIHQINKKYRGIDKPTDVISFAMEENGDESDIILPDDFNFDVPKNIGDLMISMDKVKEQAEYLGHSEDRELGFLTVHGFLHLNGYDHMRAEDEKEMFGLQEEILDDYGLQR encoded by the coding sequence ATGGATTTACAAATTATTGATGAGACAAATCAAGTTTCACAACATCAATTAGATCTTGTGAAAGGAATTTTACATTGTGCAAGTGAATATTTAAATCTTCCTGAAAATACAGAAATGTCAGTTACGCTTATGAATAATGAACATATTCACCAAATAAATAAAAAATATCGAGGTATTGATAAGCCAACTGATGTTATTAGTTTTGCAATGGAAGAAAATGGCGATGAATCCGATATTATTTTACCTGATGATTTTAATTTTGATGTCCCAAAAAATATTGGAGATTTAATGATTTCAATGGATAAAGTTAAAGAACAAGCTGAATATTTAGGCCATTCAGAAGATCGCGAATTGGGATTTTTAACTGTGCATGGTTTTCTTCATTTGAATGGATACGACCACATGAGAGCTGAAGATGAAAAAGAAATGTTTGGTTTGCAAGAAGAAATTTTAGATGATTATGGACTTCAAAGGTAA
- a CDS encoding 5-formyltetrahydrofolate cyclo-ligase, translating to MEQVNKSKNEIRKEILSKLNNLDRKKRKLETDLLISKTLNSEEIIDSVTIGITLSKYPEVDTHNLISMLWNLGKELYAPVMRLGHRMDFVRLDEHTQFKTNKFGICEPVWQESKINNQPDVIIVPGVGFSLDNNQRIGFGGGYYDRFLHSFYGKKISLALHEQIIYNDKWLIEKTDIPLDKIIY from the coding sequence ATGGAACAAGTAAATAAATCTAAAAATGAGATTAGAAAAGAAATTCTATCTAAATTAAATAATTTAGATAGAAAAAAACGTAAACTAGAAACAGATTTACTAATTTCAAAAACGCTAAATTCAGAAGAAATAATAGACTCTGTTACAATTGGAATCACATTAAGCAAGTATCCTGAAGTCGATACGCATAATTTGATTAGTATGCTATGGAATTTAGGAAAAGAGCTTTATGCACCTGTAATGAGATTAGGTCATCGAATGGACTTTGTTAGATTAGATGAGCATACTCAGTTTAAAACAAATAAATTTGGTATTTGTGAACCAGTATGGCAAGAATCAAAAATTAATAATCAACCTGATGTGATTATTGTTCCTGGCGTAGGCTTTTCATTAGACAATAATCAGCGCATTGGTTTTGGAGGCGGTTATTATGACCGCTTTTTGCACTCATTTTACGGTAAAAAAATTTCATTAGCATTACATGAGCAAATTATTTATAATGATAAATGGCTAATTGAAAAGACTGATATTCCTTTAGATAAAATAATTTACTAA
- a CDS encoding MATE family efflux transporter, giving the protein MGIEKSLSNELSKYVFRGILSTVGASIYVLADSYFVAKSIGVLGVAVMNLSMPLFNIMEGLGLLLGMGGGTLFTFYYLKNKKKAQEIYTQIFIIGIILGLFFMLCGVLFPEKIAYLLGADQSTFRYTLEYIKIILLFGPFFVFNNLILSFIRNDFGTKIAMFAMIISSLSNIFLDWLLIIKLNYGMYGAGFATSFSPIISILITLPHFKSKNNNLKFIKTNLNIKRLFKVFNIGLPSFLTELSTGVGIFIYNWVFLTVSGNDAVAAYGIAANVLLVALALFTGVAQGIQPIVSHQYAKRNFINIRFGLRFGLIIAEFLGIICLLFVIFNTNIIIDFFNAASNNTVVTMATQGIKILLISLLFSSLNVVFNIFFSAINNSRISIFMVIIRGYILPLLVILPMAHIGGIIGVWSSLLIIEIISFIIEILMWKKIQIKLKYDNFKFN; this is encoded by the coding sequence ATGGGGATAGAAAAATCTTTATCTAATGAACTATCTAAATACGTATTTAGAGGAATTTTAAGTACAGTTGGTGCATCAATTTATGTACTTGCTGATAGTTATTTTGTTGCTAAAAGTATTGGCGTATTAGGTGTTGCTGTTATGAATCTTAGCATGCCACTTTTTAATATAATGGAAGGTTTAGGACTTTTACTCGGAATGGGCGGTGGCACACTTTTTACGTTTTATTATTTAAAAAATAAAAAAAAGGCACAGGAAATCTATACACAAATTTTTATTATTGGAATTATTTTAGGCTTATTTTTTATGCTTTGTGGTGTTTTGTTTCCTGAAAAAATTGCTTATTTACTTGGCGCAGATCAATCAACGTTTAGATATACATTAGAATATATTAAAATTATTTTATTATTTGGTCCATTTTTTGTTTTTAACAATTTAATATTAAGTTTCATAAGAAATGACTTTGGAACTAAAATAGCTATGTTTGCAATGATTATTTCTAGTCTTTCAAATATTTTTTTAGATTGGCTTTTAATTATCAAATTAAATTACGGTATGTATGGTGCAGGTTTTGCTACAAGTTTTTCGCCTATAATTAGTATACTCATAACATTACCTCATTTTAAATCCAAAAATAATAATTTAAAATTCATTAAAACAAATTTGAACATAAAAAGGTTATTTAAAGTATTTAATATAGGATTACCTTCTTTTTTAACTGAATTAAGTACTGGTGTTGGTATATTTATTTATAATTGGGTATTTTTAACAGTGAGTGGAAATGATGCTGTAGCTGCATATGGAATTGCAGCAAATGTACTTTTAGTAGCACTAGCTTTATTTACAGGAGTTGCTCAAGGAATTCAACCTATTGTAAGTCATCAATATGCCAAACGTAATTTTATAAATATAAGATTTGGATTACGCTTTGGATTGATAATTGCAGAATTTTTAGGAATTATCTGTTTACTATTTGTAATATTTAATACAAATATAATTATTGATTTTTTTAATGCCGCTTCAAATAATACGGTAGTTACTATGGCTACACAAGGAATTAAAATTCTATTAATTAGTTTATTATTTTCTAGCTTAAATGTAGTATTTAATATTTTTTTCTCAGCGATTAATAATTCACGAATCTCTATTTTTATGGTAATTATTCGAGGTTATATTTTACCATTATTAGTAATATTACCAATGGCACATATTGGCGGAATTATAGGTGTTTGGTCTAGTTTACTAATTATTGAAATAATTTCATTTATAATTGAAATATTAATGTGGAAAAAAATTCAAATCAAACTTAAATATGATAATTTTAAATTTAATTAA
- a CDS encoding threonine/serine ThrE exporter family protein — MVKDYLIQPNVSNKTLITNAGLKYKTNFIGKIGIMMLSCGTGAWRVRESMNSIAKVLNIRCFADIGLVSINYTCYEKCNSCSQTLTLSETGINMVKLHDLEDFVNFFQLHGTDLTVAEVCSLLKKINRSSNNYSKFTLSLAAGLACSAFVFLLGGGIIEMFCSLIAATLGNYIRQIIGKHNLISLLGIIYSVATACISYAIVFYLLEISFHLSIQHEAGYIGAMLFVVPGFPFITSGLDIAKLDMHSGLERAAYALMVISIASLVAWIIAFYINLKPSNFTPLNLTPFITFILRIPASFIGVFGFSLMFNSTPKMAFLASIVGAFANTFRLELIDFTSMPPAAASFVGALCAGILASIIQLKNGDPRISITVPSIVIMVPGLYMYRAIYDIGNLSLISGISWLVKSIMIIIFLQLGLVVARAISDYKWRHTIS, encoded by the coding sequence TTGGTTAAAGATTATTTAATACAACCAAATGTATCAAATAAAACATTGATTACAAATGCTGGTTTAAAATATAAAACAAATTTTATCGGAAAAATTGGAATTATGATGCTCTCTTGTGGAACAGGTGCATGGAGAGTTCGAGAATCAATGAATTCTATTGCAAAAGTATTAAATATTCGCTGTTTTGCAGATATTGGATTAGTTTCTATTAATTACACTTGTTATGAAAAATGTAATTCTTGCTCACAAACACTTACACTATCTGAAACAGGCATTAACATGGTTAAATTACATGATTTGGAAGATTTTGTTAACTTTTTTCAATTACATGGAACTGACTTAACTGTAGCAGAAGTATGTTCATTATTAAAAAAAATAAATCGTTCTTCTAATAATTATTCAAAATTTACTTTATCTTTAGCTGCAGGACTAGCTTGTAGTGCCTTCGTTTTTTTGCTTGGAGGTGGAATTATTGAGATGTTTTGCAGTTTAATTGCTGCAACTTTAGGAAACTACATTAGACAAATAATTGGTAAACATAATTTGATTAGTTTGTTAGGTATTATTTATAGTGTTGCTACTGCATGCATTTCATACGCAATCGTTTTCTATTTGTTAGAAATTTCTTTTCACTTATCTATCCAACACGAAGCCGGATATATTGGTGCAATGCTATTTGTTGTACCAGGATTTCCTTTCATTACTAGTGGATTAGATATTGCCAAATTAGATATGCATTCTGGACTAGAAAGAGCCGCATATGCATTAATGGTTATATCAATAGCATCATTAGTTGCATGGATTATTGCTTTTTATATTAATTTAAAACCATCAAATTTTACTCCATTAAATTTAACACCATTTATCACTTTTATTCTACGTATTCCAGCAAGTTTCATTGGCGTTTTTGGCTTCTCATTAATGTTTAATAGCACTCCTAAAATGGCATTTTTAGCAAGTATTGTTGGAGCATTTGCAAATACATTCCGGTTAGAATTAATTGACTTTACTTCTATGCCTCCTGCTGCGGCTTCATTTGTTGGTGCTTTGTGTGCTGGAATTCTTGCATCAATTATTCAATTAAAGAATGGTGATCCAAGAATTTCTATTACAGTACCATCAATTGTAATTATGGTACCAGGTTTATATATGTATCGAGCAATCTATGATATTGGAAATTTATCACTTATTTCCGGAATCAGCTGGTTAGTTAAATCTATTATGATAATAATTTTTTTACAATTAGGATTAGTTGTTGCACGTGCAATTTCTGATTACAAATGGCGTCACACTATATCATAA
- a CDS encoding amino acid permease yields the protein MGEKEKIKHKVNLGGLVGLIVGGTIGSGIFALPSTMTEGANPAGILIGWAIVALGMFSLATVYRNLTLQQPEIDDGIYGWSKHIFGNVGGFIAAYGHGAGDAIGNASYLTVLFSAFGSFTIFSFFGNGTSWPAIIVASILLWTIVFLVLKGVHTETWLNNITTIAKVIPIAMFLILAVLNFRPHIFMSHFASEAVFNIKIGHYQNISIFDQSKNVLLAAMWTLIGIESGTIFATRAKKLSDVAKATSIGSLIVIILLVGTSILSLGLMSPKEITTLHAPSMAGLMEHMVGNWGSWLINICLIISVLGALIAWVNLSAEEVRLAGRGGSSTKWLNGLNKNEAPVHAIYITAGITQVLMIVAGVYSAGYDVLLKFSTSLSIVPYLMVSLYALKSVICGIGFNNSSFKERFSSGIWALISTLFTAFMIYGAGLKYLLLAAVVWISGFPLYWKGKIEKHEKWNKIELIVWILIFIMAISGLIGLFTGSIIFD from the coding sequence ATGGGAGAAAAAGAAAAGATAAAACATAAAGTTAATTTAGGCGGTTTAGTTGGACTAATTGTTGGTGGAACAATTGGATCAGGTATATTTGCTTTACCATCTACAATGACTGAAGGAGCTAATCCTGCAGGAATTCTAATTGGATGGGCGATAGTTGCATTAGGAATGTTTTCTTTAGCAACAGTATATCGAAATTTGACTTTGCAACAACCAGAAATAGATGATGGGATATACGGTTGGAGTAAACATATTTTTGGTAATGTTGGTGGCTTTATTGCAGCATATGGTCATGGTGCTGGTGATGCAATTGGCAATGCTAGTTACTTAACGGTTTTATTTTCAGCATTTGGTAGTTTTACAATTTTTAGTTTTTTTGGGAATGGAACAAGTTGGCCTGCGATAATTGTAGCATCCATTTTGTTATGGACAATTGTTTTTTTAGTATTAAAGGGAGTTCATACGGAAACATGGTTAAATAATATTACTACAATTGCAAAAGTCATCCCAATTGCAATGTTTTTAATTTTAGCAGTATTAAATTTTAGACCTCATATTTTCATGTCACATTTTGCAAGTGAAGCAGTATTTAATATTAAAATTGGGCATTATCAAAATATTTCGATTTTTGATCAAAGTAAAAATGTTTTATTGGCTGCAATGTGGACGCTTATTGGAATTGAATCAGGAACAATCTTTGCAACACGAGCAAAAAAGTTATCTGATGTGGCAAAAGCAACTTCAATTGGTTCACTAATAGTTATAATCCTCTTAGTTGGAACAAGTATTTTATCTTTAGGATTAATGTCTCCGAAAGAGATTACAACTTTGCATGCCCCATCTATGGCGGGATTAATGGAGCATATGGTTGGCAATTGGGGAAGTTGGTTAATAAATATCTGTTTAATAATTTCAGTTTTAGGTGCTCTAATTGCATGGGTAAATTTAAGTGCTGAAGAGGTTCGTTTAGCGGGAAGAGGAGGTTCAAGTACAAAATGGCTGAATGGATTAAATAAAAATGAAGCTCCTGTTCATGCTATTTATATAACTGCAGGAATTACACAGGTTCTAATGATTGTCGCTGGTGTTTATTCTGCAGGATATGATGTTTTGTTGAAATTTTCTACATCTCTTTCTATTGTTCCATATTTAATGGTTTCGCTTTATGCATTAAAAAGCGTCATTTGTGGGATAGGTTTTAATAATAGTTCATTTAAAGAGCGTTTTAGCTCAGGAATTTGGGCACTTATCTCTACGTTATTTACTGCTTTTATGATTTATGGTGCAGGTTTAAAATACTTATTATTAGCCGCAGTGGTTTGGATCTCAGGTTTTCCTCTTTATTGGAAAGGAAAAATAGAAAAACACGAGAAGTGGAATAAGATAGAATTAATCGTTTGGATTTTAATTTTTATTATGGCTATAAGTGGTTTAATAGGATTATTTACAGGTTCTATTATTTTTGATTAA
- a CDS encoding PhoH family protein, whose product MTELKNVELEYRITESNLEPALFGINDGYLHLLEESKNVEIRPFGDNLKIIGQEESVKATIKIIEELIGLLKSGVSISEADIVSAVKMEEKGTLKYLPDLYTTTLLRDRMGKPIRPKNFSQRQYVQNIKCNDLTFGIGPAGTGKTYLAVVMAVAALKKKEVEKLILTRPAVEAGESLGFLPGDLKEKVDPYLRPIYDALYAILGTEHTERLIERGVIEIAPLAYMRGRTLEKAFVILDEAQNTTRAQMKMFLTRLGFGSKMIVNGDKSQIDLPKGHQQSGLVDAERLLQNLPHIGFVHFDAKDVVRHPVVSEIIKAYERGASKADEILDNTAENKDD is encoded by the coding sequence TTGACAGAATTAAAAAATGTTGAATTAGAGTATCGAATTACAGAATCTAATTTGGAGCCAGCTTTATTTGGCATTAATGATGGATATTTACACTTATTAGAAGAGAGTAAAAATGTTGAAATACGTCCATTCGGGGATAATTTGAAAATAATTGGACAAGAAGAATCTGTTAAGGCAACTATCAAAATTATTGAAGAGTTAATTGGTTTATTAAAATCTGGGGTTTCAATTAGCGAGGCAGATATTGTTTCTGCTGTAAAAATGGAAGAAAAGGGTACATTAAAATATTTACCTGATTTATATACAACAACACTTTTACGTGATCGTATGGGAAAACCAATTCGCCCTAAAAATTTTAGTCAGCGTCAATATGTTCAAAATATAAAATGTAATGATTTAACATTTGGCATAGGGCCTGCTGGAACAGGTAAAACATACTTAGCGGTTGTAATGGCAGTAGCAGCTCTTAAGAAAAAGGAAGTTGAGAAGTTAATTCTAACACGTCCAGCAGTTGAAGCAGGAGAATCTTTAGGCTTCCTTCCTGGAGATCTAAAAGAAAAAGTTGATCCATATTTACGACCAATATATGATGCATTGTATGCAATTCTAGGTACTGAACATACTGAGCGTTTAATCGAACGAGGTGTGATTGAAATTGCTCCATTGGCATATATGCGTGGTAGAACTTTGGAAAAAGCATTTGTAATTCTTGATGAAGCTCAAAATACCACACGTGCTCAAATGAAAATGTTCTTGACCCGATTAGGTTTCGGCTCTAAGATGATTGTCAATGGCGATAAATCTCAAATTGATTTACCTAAAGGACATCAGCAAAGTGGATTAGTTGATGCAGAACGTCTGTTACAGAATTTGCCACACATTGGCTTTGTTCATTTTGATGCAAAAGATGTTGTTCGTCATCCAGTAGTTTCAGAGATTATCAAAGCATATGAACGTGGTGCATCGAAAGCTGATGAAATATTAGATAATACTGCAGAAAATAAGGATGATTAA